The Oncorhynchus nerka isolate Pitt River linkage group LG15, Oner_Uvic_2.0, whole genome shotgun sequence genome contains the following window.
AATTTTCCTGAGAACACAGTTTTCAACTTCGGTGCCTTGAGAAAAGCAAACACTCAGAAAACATCATAACTCTGGACTACTTTtattaaagacatgctccggaaCTCAGATGATAGCACATGGTACCTTTATTAAAGACATGTCCTgtgggctcagttggtagagcatggtgtttacaatgccagggttgtgggttcgattcccatgggggaccagtatgaaaaggTACAACAAATGTATGCACTCATTAGTACTACAGTAAGTCGCTCTGGgtgagagcatctgctaaattactcatgTACATATTAGCGACTAGTTAGGTTTGAAATAATTTGAAAAGTGTCTGTTTTCTGGAATATGTGCAGCGCAATTTTCCTTACACTTTCCCCCACGTTGGTCAGCCCCCTAGCAATTCGAGCTTCAGCCACtagccatttgagtgacagctagtaaGATCCACACGCAAGCAGACCAAGAGAGAGGCCAATGGCATGGTGCAAATATCTACACAGGTGACATAGTATGCCATTTTCAGGGACCACTTTTGTCTCGAGTGCTattttcagaactactggctaaaaagtatttTAAAAAGTACGGGAGAATCTCTTTAAGGGTTTGTATATAAGCAGACTAAAGCAGTTACTAAGTGTTCATTCGTTTAACATAAACTCCAGTACTGTTATAAAATAGGCCTATCTCATTGGTTTAAACTGAATGATAGTCATTTCGTCGCTTTGCAAAACATAGGCATATTACAATGTCAACCAATGAGTtatggataaaagcgtctgcttaATGGCATATTAGTTATAACGGTTTTACTAAACTAACTTTACAAATGAGAGACAACACCTTTAGAGGGCTGCAACATTGAATTGTAGGATAAAAACTTGGTAAAATTCTATAAAGAATTTGTCTTTTTTACAGACACCCTGTAGATAAGTGAAGTTTAAAGAATTATGAACTTAGCGATCAGACTGGTTTCACTAGTCTAGAATGCGGCATTTCGCCATTTTTAGCCATAGGAAATCTCGGTACTAGAGTAAGGCTAACGAGCTAGCCAAGTCTTTGGCATAccgttacctagctagctaactaacgttagctactagAATTTCTTGTCCAAACGTATGAGTTGCAAAATGTTAcacttttctgtgtgtgtgctataaaCATACAGCATTGCACATGTTTTACAATGCGAGTTGCTTAAAGCATGCACCACATTTTACCTCTTATATCGATTTCGATGACAAATACGAGCTTTCCTATTTCATTTCCGTCCCATATGAAGAGTTTTGGGGTGTTTTTCTCACAAATTCTCCAAATAACCCCGCCTCTTTTCATGGAACAAGAGGAGAGTTTTCCATCTTTCGATTGGTTGAATTGATTAGGATTGGCATAAAATCAAGGAGCGGAGTCAGTTATGCTGAGCCTTTTGGGGGGGAATAAAATAAACAGACAATCAGACGTCATTGAGTTCAAGAATTGACAAGAACATGAaagacaaacaaaacaaaaacagaaaaatGTGTTATGACAGCATAAGAGAATGTGACAATGACACTTACTCAGAAAATAATCATTATAATATTGGACTGTAGAAAAGCTTTTCTTATTATTTAGTCATTTCAGAGACTCAATtaacaacatgaagggtatttaaACAAACACTTAATTTAAAATATTTGGTTTTGTTGATATATACAATTTACCAACCAAAATCATGACATTAGTTGCACATTTCAAAGAGTTCAGAGTACTGTCTAAAAATGTTATAACATTTAATATCAACAGAGTGACCAGTTTTACTCAGTATGTACTCCTCCACATCGCTCCAAAATCTAATAGTGTACAAACAACTATAAAAAAAATGTGTCAGCGTTTCAGGTCCATCATTGCAGAACGTACACGTGTCTGTACACAATGTCTGTAAACCTTGAGACCATTGTGTTGGAGGGGTACATATTGTGCAAATTATTTAGGTGCAACTCTCTTATTTTATTAGAAATACAAATGTAACGGGACAAAGCCAAACCCTTCGCCATTGAATGGCTGATAGTTGTGAATTCGATTATGCTGAGTTTGGGGCAAAGCGTGACATTTTCCATACACTATTTGTTTGAATATTCAGTTTTCATTGGCAGATAAagcatttttttttaatcaaaagcaatcacttttgcaAAACACAGAATCCTACTAATTACTCCACGTGCTTAATTACGTCGCTTTTGTTTTGGGACGATTTCGCCGTGGGCTTTGAACCGTGCACCTGGCTCACGCCCGGGAGGCAGCCTGCTTCCGAAACCATTGCAAACTTTCACACGGTGCAACACACGGTCCAGATGAATTGAATCCTCTCATTATTACTTAGGCGACGGCCTTGATATATTTGTACCCAATCAGCTTTGTAGTTGTGCGATTATGTTACCCAATGGAATATATTTTTTGTCCTCGAGAGCCAATCAAAATTCGACATAGGactgtttttaaaaatgtttcagGAAGTATCGGTAGCTACCAGGAAGTTGTAAACAATAAACACAACAACGAAGCTAGCTGGCTATTACATTGTACTGAATCTGTGACCGCAACGAATTAACGTTCGTCGTTGAAGAGCAGGTTGAAGATAAATAGAAAATGGGCAAGAGCTAATTTGAACATCTGATGGTGCTGTGGTCACTCACTCTCGTGATGTTAGCTTGTGGCTCTGTTTTGACAAGTAGATAGCTACTGTAGATTGCTATCAACCACATTACTCGCTATCAACAAGGATCGATAACTATCTAGCTAAACCTCCAATATAACATTGGACGTGGAAACGTCTAATTTGTGGCTTCTCTTTTATAATTCACCTGCTGCTAACTTCCAGCTAACTGTTGATAGCTAGTCAACgaactagctagctatttagtAACAATAATAGTGAATAGTTAGTTAGCTAAATAGCGTTTTAAATAACGTTCGCGTCAGATCAGCTACCATTGCTACATTGATCGATCTGTTCTGACGCACATTTCCTCTGGACATTGGGATTCGAAAGCTAGAAGAACAGTATTTAAAGAGCATGTCTACCTCCAACTTCAAAAACAAATGTGTCACTCAAGTGAATTGTATATACTGTGAGAGTCTACTCTGCACAAGAGGAATGAAGGCAGTACTTCTCGCAGACACAGAAATTGAGCTGTTCTCTACTGACATACCGCCCAACAGGTAAGCAATAAAACCACTATGTTATGAAATTATCACTGAATGAGTTGTGACAAATGAGCTAATGACGGTTACGGTTTATATGAGGATCTCTCATCACTGTCTATTTTTTGGAGGGGTTCATAACTTCATATGTTGAGTGTTTGTGATACTGTGAGATATAGGAAGTATAATGGCTAAGTTCTAATCCATTATCTCCCTCTATGGCTAGAATGTGATGGTGCCCCTTTGTTCTTTAACAATCCCCAtaacaccccccaccccctcttctaGAAGTGTTGACTTTGTGGCCAGCTGCTACTCTACAGAGAGCTGCAAATGCAAACTGAGAGACATCGCCTGTCTGAAATGGTATGTATGTAGCATTATTGTAAACACAGATTGGCCACTCACATTACACTAACCAGTTTGCATTCATTATATATGTGCTTTGTGGTTACACAATAGCATTACTAGACAGACAATTGTTGTGGCTGCTTTATTAATATTTACCTTAGAAAATGCAAATGTTAATGTCTGCAAATGTCTATGTCTAGTGTTGTGCTTCAGTTGGAAAGTTGTTCAGCCAGCAGTTTGTCGGGTACAGTGAGGCTTTTGTCAGGACCCTTTTGTATCCCCAGGGCTTCGTTGTTGTACACAGAAACACATCGGTCAGATAACAGACACCTACTGATAGTTAGCACTTTCACAGGTGCTCGCTATAAAACGCTGACATtttttatctctccctccctccatctctctttcaccctctccctttttctctatctatttccctctcactctttacttcccctttctctctcaatcCCCCTCTCCAGTGGTAATTTTGTGGGGTATCACGTGGTAGCCCCATGTAagccctgcctgctgtcctgtaacAATGGCCATTTCTGGATGTTTAACAGTGATGCTGTGTCCACCCTTAACAGATTGGATCCTACAGGTTAGAACTCCAAGCTCACAGACCtgggtaaatccatttgaatgtaatcactttttgacagaaccccttttgatttgaacaaaacctTCCATACATAGTTTCCCATTGTAGAATTGTAGaagtgactttttggacctgagCGCCAAACATTCAAGAGataaaggtgctcaaagttgacccaaaAGATAGACGGTTGAGATGGATATAATTTAAAAGCTGACAAACATGTTTGTCCAACTATTTTTTTATAATTTCTGGAAAATAGAGCATGTTGTGTTTCATCCGATGGCAGGCACAACACATAAGCCAAAGATTATGTGAAATAGGCTCTAAGCTACAACATATGCAaaaattcaaatgtatttttagatAATTGACGTTAAACCTTTAGAAAATagatatataataacataattttGTTTTTCAAAAAATAATATAATAGTTTGACAACactaagcttttaaatgatagcAAACTCAGCCATTTATATTtgtcagtgatgaagacatggatgtctcatggtatggtgTTGTATGCAAAATGGGTCTTTATGTCCTGAAAGGTTTTGTTATTGAGGTCCAAAAAGGCACTTTATGACCACTTCTTCCATGGCCAAACATATATggaaagttgttgtttttttatatcaaaagggatgctgtcaaaaagtgacagaattcaaatggatttaccccTCTTACCAATTGTTGAACAATAGACTGTATTCCGAGAAGACTGTCCTAAAACCATAGTTAGTCAAAGTAATATACATGTAAAGAAGAATTACCCTAAATGCACAGTTTGTGACAAGATACCGATACCCCCTAAGGCTAAgcaacactgactgactgacacaacacattgcaaCATGTCTGGCATTATGTGTTGACTCTTCTGATCTCCACAGAAACGCAGAAGTTGAATTATTTGGAGAGGTCGTGCAAAGCCTGAATGCCAGGCTGTTTCTACTTTAGCCAATTTGTTACTGACTTAGCTTGTCGGCAAGGAAAGACTGTTCCTTAAACTGTCCCTGCACACACAAACGCTGCGTCTTCTGTTGCAGGTTTGAACCTATTGCTGTGGGGAGACCTTCCCGAGCTGGAGGACAGCGAGAACGAGGGATCAGACACCCCATCGGAGGAGGAGTGCatcaggtagagagagatggatgaccGATggaagagaaacagaagagaggccTTACCCTGTGACCATATCCCCCCCCCCTTCCCAAAAGCACACAATCTCCACACAATCTCCACGCATTCTACGCATTCACGCATTTCGGTTAcgcgttggacaagtaaccgaaaggttgcaatatCGAATcctcaagctgacaaggtaaaaatctgtcgttctgcccctgaacaaggcagttaacctcctgttcttaggccgtcattgaaaataagaatttgttcttaaccgacttgcctagttaaataaaggttaaaaaatatacaattctaaaatctctctctctgtggggggaATCAATGGTAGAACTGGACTGTCGGAACTGCCTTCTCTCTTTAAACTCACCACTGAATCCCCATTCAAACAAACTCATTAGCTTTCGGTTTCCCTGGCGGATGGATGTCTTAACATTTCGCATGGCTGTTTTATACCCTTTGGGTAGCCTATTGCCATTGGATGCTGGATTGAACTTTGTACGTTGTATTTGAGGTTTTCTTCAGTCCTTTGTTAGTGCTTGAACAATCGATTACAATGATGTTGTTTTTAGGTTTTAGAAACTGACATTGTTGACCTTGAGTATTTTCCAGTTATCTTGCGTTGGTCTTTCATGAAGAGGGCCAGTGTCACCAACAGATGGTACTAGTACATAAAGTATAGGTACGTGTTTGGTTCTAGGGCTCCTCAGTGATGGGATAGAGGGTACTCAATGAAAATAGAGGAGGCCCAATTACACACATGGCAAAGGAGCTGGAAAGAAAATACATGATCATGAAAGGAAAGTCAATGTCCACTCATTCTTACATTGTTGATATAGTAAAAACATTGCAGCAAAAACAGTGAAAGAAAATGTACCTTATATTCCGAGCAGATATCCTAACCCTGTATGATTCAGCGCTGAACTGTTGTGTGCTTGAAAGAGCACAATGAATGAGTATATAGACATATCTTAAAGTATGTATACCTCCCAGTTCAAACAGACAAGCTATGCCTGTATTAACAAGGATATGTTGAAGCTCCAATTGAAAAGTATTTGTTTTGTGGTCATAACTGACAGTATGACAGATGGACGTACACACCAAATACCTGAGATGGCAGTCACCAATTAAGATTCCTGTCTTTGTAGCAATTATTTATTTAAGTTATGTTCTAAGCTCTGGCTAAGTGTATTGCATCTTGTGATATGATATACAAAATTAATAGCCAATTATGATCAAAATCATACAGACCAAATATCTTTAACCACTTATTTTCCTTTTGTTTACaatagttttattttatttacaaaaGCAATGTTTTGTAGTGTGCTGtatttctttctgtttctctgtctgtttctatttTACATTTCTCTAGCATTTGAGTGTTTTATGTTTGGAGGCTGatagttttttgttttgtttttttaccttAGTGAAGGTAGCTAGTGATCAGCTGAGAGCTTCCTATGGCATAGACCATAGTTGGGAGATATTCAACCACTATCAAAAcagtatttttttatatatatatattttttatctgaCTGATGATTAATTTAAGTAGTGTGGTTTTATTTatcaatttgtatttatttattaacaaACATATTGCTGTCTTTATACTGATGTTATTTGCCCTgctgaaaaaatatattttgaaatgCCACTGATCCTGAATTGGTCGTTTGAAACATTACTTTTTTTTTGCTTATTGTATTGATAATACACCTTTTCCAAAAtatccattgtgttttgtgaacTTTTTGGTAACCAAACATCTGCAGCTAACACAGCTAGTGTACTTAAGCAAAGTATATTCCTAACTGTGTATGTGTAATGGCCGTGGAAGTGATGTTGGATGTTTGCTTTGACTGTCTATGTCCTGACCGGTCAGCCGTGGCATCTCTTCTTGAGTAGTAAGTAGCACAGGGCTGCCTGTCCTGCAAAATGCAGCACAGCCATGGTAAGAGTCCATCTGCACTCAGCAAACACcactgtgttgtgtgtctgtctagGGTACCCCAATCCCATCACAATTTTAACCCTGTACTCTAGGACTGACTTTTGAAAAATAGCAGAATAATTTAAAGTCATACCAAAGGTTTTTATAAATAAAACTAAAGCTAAAGAAATAGCTTTTCTATACAATTTGTGGTTCTCTAATAGTAAGCATCATCACCCTCTCACTTGTGTAGAGCGATCTCCAGTGGTATGAAAACTGTCAGCAGGTCCCTGTCCCTTCACCGCCCTCTGTGGCCGTTCTCATGTCATCATGTCCTCCTAGAAACGGTTGCTAACAACTCTGGAGAAAGAGGAGTGCAGACAAGCGTGTCGGCATTAAAAGTGGTATCCGTGGCTAATTGCGCGAACTACAATTTTTCAGTTCCTACAGGTAAGTGACTCACTCTGTAGTGTATTAGTCAATTAGCTTACAACACTTGACATAATTTTGTACTTTTTTGGAAGCTGTAATTAAGTCAGAGATGACCTATTTCTAAACAGGGCTGAGTGtccagctagctagcaagcttacGTGGTTTGCCATCTAACGTTCGCTAGCTAGCTGCAAATGTTTTGCATATTCCTTTGTGCTTacttttcacatgtgaaatggtAAATCAGGAGGGATAGAAGAATGCCCTTCCTATCATTGTTTGAAGTAGCTAGGATAACATAGATCTGCCGCAAACAAAGTGCAACCACTGATTTGTCTAGCTAATTGTTCCCAGAGTACAATTTAAACCATGCCTCGAGGAAGATCAGCCACCAGTGTCCACTCTGACAGCAGTGACATGGATATTGATGGAATAGGTATAGTATGTGTTTTGTATGACCAGCATAAGGGTTAGCTAATTAATTCGCCAACTAACTTGTTCTCAGAAATGTCAACATTTGCATTTGGTGTACTGTGCTCCAGCGGAAACAGAGATGGGAAAACTGCAAAGACAGTTCCGGATCATGGGGGGAGACCGGTTGGCCTACAGCATCCAGTCTCAAGATCACATACGCAGACAGCGGTGAGTCCACCGGTACACCACACATCACCTtcacagtgtctgtgtgtgaaatACAATGTATGAATGTGTATGCTCGGCGtgtctgtttttgtttgtgtAATATGTAGGCAGGAGATAGAGACGCTTGAGAAGGAACAGGAGGAGCTACAGCgtagtctctgtgtgtctgagagCCTATCCCGGCGGCAGCGGGACACTGAGGATGCCCAGACCCTGCGCTCCATGCTGGAACAGAGGGACGAGGTGGGGGacgaggtggagagggagaggcagagtcagGCAGAGCTGGAGCAGGAGGTACAGGAGGTTCACACGCacgcacagccacacacacatagaacCTTCACCCCCTTAGTGAGCTGAAGTTTCCATGTCTATGTGCTGGGGCCAGATCTCTAGCATGGAGAGAAAGCTGACAGAGCTGAGGAGAGGCGAGGTCACTGCTACTCTCAGCCAAAAGTCCCAGTCCCGACAAACTCAGAAGGCCTCACGCACCCTGGAGAACAAACTGGATAGAGTGAGTAGCATGTCTTGTCACATTCAGGCCAACACAGAATTGGATAGCACTGTTAAACCTAGTACCACACAGTACTGTAGTACAGCCTGCTGCCTAATATTGTCAAACACTGTCAATGATCCGTTCTCTGTTTTTATTTTCACATCACAGGCCCTCATTCGCTTCAATGAGCAGCTGACTAAAAACAGCCACCTGAGAGAGGACCTGGAGACTCTGCGTGTGGAGCGGGTCCGGTTCCAGCAGCTCCACCGCAGACTGGACAAGGTCAGGGGTCACACTGAGACCAATCAAaatccagggacagagagaggtcacATGACTCCAGTTAAACCCTGCTtcctgttgtaggagctgcaggaGATCCGGAAAGACATCGGAGATATGGTCAGCCTCTCCACTGCTGCATATGATGTCAGGTGAGATATGAGAGTTGAATGTGTCTGCCTGCTTAATATGTGTAAGAATCCTTACTTACATATTTCAAATGgaggctactgtatttgttgCAACCAGTTTGTGAGTGTGCGTTTATCTATGAGTTTGCACATGCACTTAGGTTTCATATGGTAAATATCTATGGctcgatctgtctctctgtgccagggTGGAGGCCCAGTCTAAGATGATCATGATGAGGGAGAAGGCAGTAAAGGACCTGTCTCAGTACAGTGCTGAAATGAAGGAGCTGGAGAGGGTGATCGCACACGAACGCCGCCTCAAAGAGTTCATGACCACCAAGTGCAGTGAGAGGAGTGGCCAGGATGAGGGGCAAGAACTGGGCCGCAGGCACGGTATGACTGAGCGTTAGAACACACGCACAGTGACGCACGCATGCTTGTGATGTTTCATTTTGGAGTTTGCTATAACATATATGTGACTTGGGGAGTGATATGTGACTTAAGAGTGATAGAAAAATACTAGAATAAAAGTGAGGATAATGATGAAAAAGATGTTACTACAGATGATGAAAATAATGGTGATGAGGAGGGTGATGAGTATGATGAtggctgtgtgtttcagcagCAGAGTTGAAGGAACAGAGGAGGTTGGACTCTGGGGAGGAGTCAGTGGACACACTGGAGGAAGTCTTCCATAGGATCCAGAATATCACAGGAGAGGAAGACCTGGACATGCTGGTCACCAGGTTCATCCAAGGTCAGTCCTGACcttcacacacacatattaatACAATGCAAACTCCAAACGCTGTCTGTTATTACCTCTGTGTGCAGTTGATATGTGTTAATGCTCCTCTTGTGGTTCTATTGCTGTTTAGTCGAGGATCAGAACTTTGCCCTCTTCAACTATGTGAATGAGCAAAACAACGAGGCTGAAGCTTTGAGGGACCAAATTAACCAGGTCAGTATGAGGTTGCTTACCTTGAGTGCACAGTTCAGTCCTCCATGTATTCTGATTGTGTGCACATGCTGTGTGTGCACTTGCGTTAGTGATGcgcgggttgactcataacctgcAGTCACCTCAGTTATATCTGCAGGGCAggtgggtttagggtcatgaaatattgtgtggatgagtGGCGGgtgggttgaataaagagaaaacaatgcataaaaaatgtattaatttaTCATTCTTGTGCTAttcatatctataggctacagtGAGGTTTTTTGTTCATCATTTTGATCTGGTGTTAGTGCGTAGCCTAAGCTTCAGGGCCCAACTGTAGCGCGCCAAATACACGGCAATCACCAAATGCTTTCCAGAACTTGGGCAGAAAAGTTCATATCAATCCACTGAGGCAAAAAGGACAATGTCAgagtttaattcaataagagaGAAGCTGCGAAATGGAGAGTTTAAAATCaataacagggagggacagaaaagTTCTGTAATGTTTGGGAAATATTTGGTGAAAAGATGGAGAGGATGTTAGCAGTGCCGGTCCCTAAACGTCTTTGCTGTGCGAGAGT
Protein-coding sequences here:
- the odad1 gene encoding coiled-coil domain-containing protein 114 isoform X2, which translates into the protein MPRGRSATSVHSDSSDMDIDGIAETEMGKLQRQFRIMGGDRLAYSIQSQDHIRRQRQEIETLEKEQEELQRSLCVSESLSRRQRDTEDAQTLRSMLEQRDEVGDEVERERQSQAELEQEISSMERKLTELRRGEVTATLSQKSQSRQTQKASRTLENKLDRALIRFNEQLTKNSHLREDLETLRVERVRFQQLHRRLDKELQEIRKDIGDMVSLSTAAYDVRVEAQSKMIMMREKAVKDLSQYSAEMKELERVIAHERRLKEFMTTKCSERSGQDEGQELGRRHAELKEQRRLDSGEESVDTLEEVFHRIQNITGEEDLDMLVTRFIQVEDQNFALFNYVNEQNNEAEALRDQINQTQREMEQFNVRGQQQKQQHHALLRDIDQQQRDTESQAHENEVLASAVSKILDQIKTGVNSVFHKMDCDRSVVEDLLGSSSGIRENNIMTYLGLVEQRTNQLLTMQAFLNSRDLDKEYDPKDLARFLLGQNPEIPRQNIIIQPPVTGDDYDTEESPLTDEEERPLSQGELRQRIMKGVLLKEGSVRHAGPRRKMSGPSNSHRRSLEA
- the LOC115143766 gene encoding protein FAM72A-like; its protein translation is MSTSNFKNKCVTQVNCIYCESLLCTRGMKAVLLADTEIELFSTDIPPNRSVDFVASCYSTESCKCKLRDIACLKCGNFVGYHVVAPCKPCLLSCNNGHFWMFNSDAVSTLNRLDPTGLNLLLWGDLPELEDSENEGSDTPSEEECIR
- the odad1 gene encoding coiled-coil domain-containing protein 114 isoform X1, with amino-acid sequence MPRGRSATSVHSDSSDMDIDGIAETEMGKLQRQFRIMGGDRLAYSIQSQDHIRRQRQEIETLEKEQEELQRSLCVSESLSRRQRDTEDAQTLRSMLEQRDEVGDEVERERQSQAELEQEISSMERKLTELRRGEVTATLSQKSQSRQTQKASRTLENKLDRALIRFNEQLTKNSHLREDLETLRVERVRFQQLHRRLDKELQEIRKDIGDMVSLSTAAYDVRVEAQSKMIMMREKAVKDLSQYSAEMKELERVIAHERRLKEFMTTKCSERSGQDEGQELGRRHAAELKEQRRLDSGEESVDTLEEVFHRIQNITGEEDLDMLVTRFIQVEDQNFALFNYVNEQNNEAEALRDQINQTQREMEQFNVRGQQQKQQHHALLRDIDQQQRDTESQAHENEVLASAVSKILDQIKTGVNSVFHKMDCDRSVVEDLLGSSSGIRENNIMTYLGLVEQRTNQLLTMQAFLNSRDLDKEYDPKDLARFLLGQNPEIPRQNIIIQPPVTGDDYDTEESPLTDEEERPLSQGELRQRIMKGVLLKEGSVRHAGPRRKMSGPSNSHRRSLEA